In Methanohalobium evestigatum Z-7303, the DNA window GATTTTCTTTTTTAATTTATTTGTTTTTACTATGTTGGTATTTATAAAAATACCTCCGTTTTTTTCTTAATATATAATATATTTATTCTGTATTAGAATTATTATATGAGATGATTTCCAGATTTATAAGATTAATGGTTTTTGAAAACGTTATAAATGACTAACAAACTTTTATGATTGATAATTTAATGTTATAATATTTATTTGAACTTGAAAGTCATTATTATATGCTGATAAAATTAGTAACCATTTTATCAAGTCATAAAAGTAAATCAAAACCTTATGATAGATTTATTTTTATAAAAATGCTTATCCATGTTTATCAATTTTTCATTCAAGTATATAGGGAAAAAGTGAGAAAAATTAGACAGTTTCTTATCTGGTGTAGTTATTGTATCCCGTATTACCGGGGAAGAATACAATATTGTTTTAGAGTCATCGACTCATCCCGTATAAACAGAATCTAATTTCACCTTGGATGAAACAAGAAGCACTTTAAATCATAGATTTAAAGTTATCCTTAAATTAAAATTTAAGGAGCCACTTGGTCTTTAGCCAAGTGGTAGTTCACAAGTATAAGTCTTCAAAAATGGGATTCGCTTCTTTAATAGCATCAAAAAGAACGTATGGATCTTCTGTGGGCTCCAACACTCGGCTATTTCCTCTTCCTCCTCTATCATTAGCAGTGATGAGTCCTATTTTATCAAGCTCAGTGATATATTCAGAAATTCTATTATTGCTGGGAATACTCATATCTAATTTTTTTCCGTATTTCTTATACATATTTATAATATTTCCCGAATATGGTTTTTTGTTATTTATATATGATTTCAGTATTACAAATAATACAAAACCTTGCTTTAATGATAAACTCTTAGTAGCTTGAATTTTCTTATTTTGATTTAATTTTTTATATGCATCTAACACATGATCTTGTGTTATTATATCTGAATTTTCAAAATCTGCTATATCTCCAGTGGTTTTTAAAATTTCTAGTGAATATCTCGCATCTTTTTTATCACTTGCTGTCAGAGCTGCACAATATGGTATGGTACCTTCATCTAAACAACCATCTTTGAAAGCTATACTTGAACGTTCATTTAATATATTTACCAGTTCTTGTGAATCGTATCCTGGGAATTCAAGAGATTCATTACCAAATGACGATTTAACCCCTGGACCAATTTTTCCAAAAAAGCTATAATCATTGGTAATGCCTACCATCGATATGAACAATTTGTCATCAATATCTTCAAAATCTTCACGACTGAGATTATATATTATCCCCTCATCTTCTAGGTAATCTATTTCATCAAAGATAACAATCAAAGATGTTCTTCTTATTTTCAAGAGGTTGATGAGGGTTTCATAATGCTGAGATTTTGAAACCCCATTACGTGGGTGGTCTATAGAACTATCAATAGTATAGATTAGATTGTATAAAATATCTGTGGATGTGTTAGTTTTCCGACAATTGATTAGAGCAGGAATTATGCTAACGTCATTGTAATTGATAAACTTAGTAACATTAGATAACTAATTTTATTATCAATTACATTCGTGAGCTATACTCACCGGGTGTAACGCTACACCCTCTATCCCATCTAAATCAGGGATTGCTTTTTTCATAATATTATAGGCACCATTTACATCGGCATTGATTATAGTGCCGTTAGATGATTGGAAAAGCCCTCTTTTAATTCTTTTACCAAGATAAGAAGTCCTTCTCTCAACTGGTTCACCATCGAGGAAAGAACACTTCGATGTATAGGATTCTTCTTGCTCAATCACTTTCAATCCAACATCTTCGGCTTTGTATTTTAGTTGTTCAAGAAGTCTATGAAATGGAATCTGTGTAAACTTTTGGTTATTGCGCTTACCCATATCCACTTCTTGTTTCCACCCTTCGTTATACCCAATGACTAGTGTGCCGATGTTGTGTTTGACACAAAAATCAACAATCCTTTTACTTGCTTTATGGAAGAAGTCATTGATTTTCATTTTATATTTATGGTATAGTTTTTTCAGTTTTTTGCTATTTTTGATGCCTAATTTATCATAAATAGATTTTAGTTTTCCAGATTTTTTGTTGTAGAACTGGTTTATTGATTTTGCGACTCCGCCCTTAATAACAATCGGTTTTTCACCGATGTTATTCACCATAGTGACGATATTATTAATACCCAGGTCGATACTGGCGATGTTTTCTTCGTTTAGATCTGGTGTTTCCAAATCCTTCTCGTAAACAATTTCACACTTATAACCAACTCCCATAGGAAGAATTCGAACTTGATTTAATTTAGTGTCATCTGCAAGACGAGTTTCTACTTGCAGGTTCGTTTTCTTCGGTAACTTGAGGACACCGTTTTTTATCTTACACTGTTGGTTTGTGAAAGTGAGAATATTTTCGCCATTTTTCTTTTTATATTTTGGTGGGTTGGGTTTTGAATAGTAATTTTCTGGGTTCTTTTTCCAGTCTTTAATTGATTGGAAGAAAGATTTCCAGTTTTTATCCATCAGTTTTAGTGTCTGTTGTGCTGTTTGTGTGGGTAAAACAGAATAATTTTCAGTACCTTTTAACTGTTTATTTAGTTCTTCGTATCTTACCCAACCACCTTCATCATTTAGAGATTGTTTAACTATGAAGTTTGCCTGGTTGTATAAGTTCTTGGAAATATGACACAACCAGCTAAGGTTTTTATCATAATTTAGGTATATCGTTTCGGTCCTTTTTACCATAACAATCTCCATGATGAATATAATTGATTATATTTTATGTTATCAATTCTTATATATTTTACTTATAAAGTATACTATATATCATCCAGGCAGTTTAATATTTTTCAATAATATATTCAATCTCTTCCTGATTGACCAAATTCTAAAAAATAGCATAATTTTAGATGATAGGAAAACTGAATTATATACTTATAGATGTAAAAAAGATAAAAGGAAAGTAGGTTTAAAACACCATCTAACAACCGATAATTAATTTTGTTGCTACTAATTGAATTAGATGTTTATTCTTCTTTTTTAAACAGTTTGTGATGCGATATTATTAAATTTCGCAGTTCCTCCCTGTTTATCAATTTTACATCATTTGCTTTTGCAAGGTCTACGGCTTCAGATGTATAGTAATTATTTGTAACGACCATTGCTGAATTGCATAGATAATACCGCATTGAAGCAACAACTTCCTGAACTGCACTGTTTCCCACTTTTGAACTAGATTGTTTGACCTGTACAGCAATGCGTTTAGATCCAAGTTTGGTCAATATCACATCCGCACCCTGATCTTTGTCATTGGTTTTTTTAGTTCTGCTTGCATAATATCCCTTATCTCTGTAGATCTTGCATACAGCCTGTTCAAGTTCTTTGGGTGTCAGTTTATCCGGGTTGTCGGGTAATTCTTCATCCTCGCCATCTCTGCTTATAAGTAGCAATATATCCTTTAAAGGAACATTTCCTATTTCGCAGATGATTTCAGCGATTTGGCATTTGAACATAAGGTCATCTGTTTCTTTTAGATATTCTTGAAGTCGGTCTTCAAAATCCTCATCTTTCAACATATCCTCAAGCAATTCCCTTGTTTCAGGATCCCAATTTTCATTAAGTGCATTAATAATTGGGTCGATTGCTTCAGGTTCTAATTCCTGAAATATTTCAATTAGGATTTCGCGTTCATCTTCTACAGATTCTCGGAAATAAACAAGAGTTGAAAGCTCCTTGATCATTTCCCTTTCTTCATGTCTCAAGTAATCAATAATCAGATTTGCAGTATACTTGCTGTGTCTATTTAATATCGATTTATAAGTGAATATTTTAATCCTATGGTGGATTGTTTCTGGTCTTGGAAGTTTATTCCTGAGTTCATGTAGAACAAATGGAACAGCAGAATCATTATTTTCAAGAATACTTAAAAACTCTCTAATTAATTCCTCTGAATTTTCATCATTTCTGATTTCCTCTTTAACTTGTATGACAGCAGGTTCCCTGATATCAGCCAGTATATCTTTTATTTCTGAGTTCGGGTATGTTTCTTTGAGACAATTAATTAGAGGTTCTACTGCTTTTTCTCCATGGTTTACAAGAGCTCCTTTAATCTCAAGATTGTCCATTGTATTGTTTTGTTCATTATTCAATTCTTTTATAAGCGGCTATATGGATATTTTTTCAATTTTGTTCACATTTAAACCTCCTTAATTTTATATTTATATTTTTATAAAATTCAATTAAACGTTTGGTTTTTTTGTGCAGATAATTTTGAGAATAAAACAACTGAGAAAAGTGATTTTTTCAAATTCTGGAAAAATAAAATCCATGTAGAAGAATGGACTTAAAAACTGATTTAAAACCGGAAATTCTTTACAGATTAACCATTTCTTCCAGTTGTTCTCTATTGATTAGGGAAACATTATTCGATTCCGCTAGTTTTACTGCTTTTTGTGTAAAATCCTGGTTGGAAACGACTATGGCACTGTTGCAATGGTAGTAGCTCTTTGCCGCAACGATTTCCTGAACAGCATTTCTCGTGACTTTTTGACCTGGGTTTAGATGTTTTATAAGAACCGCGGTTCTCTCGACTCCGTATTCAGTTATGACAAAATCTGCACCCATATCTTTGATGCCAGTTCTTTCGACCAGATATCCTTTATCTCTGTACATCGACTCGATAAAATCTTCAAATTCTTTCCATGACATTTCGTCCAGGTTATTATTCTGCTGAGAATTACCAGTTGTCTGTATCTTTTGATTCTGTTTCCTCGAATCGGAACTATCCTGGTTTTCAATGTTTTCCTCGACTCGGTCAAGTATCAACTGCAGCTGATGGGTGTCCCCATATCGCTGGTACTGTTTTATTT includes these proteins:
- a CDS encoding restriction endonuclease, whose amino-acid sequence is MMKVENKDKIIDSAVESMLEVMLSTDSHCTKKEIEDCLIRMEHLAADTIIEHLYHDGYYQDLENILIQIGQPAVDCLSGKIKQYQRYGDTHQLQLILDRVEENIENQDSSDSRKQNQKIQTTGNSQQNNNLDEMSWKEFEDFIESMYRDKGYLVERTGIKDMGADFVITEYGVERTAVLIKHLNPGQKVTRNAVQEIVAAKSYYHCNSAIVVSNQDFTQKAVKLAESNNVSLINREQLEEMVNL
- a CDS encoding Cdc6/Cdc18 family protein, which encodes MNYNDVSIIPALINCRKTNTSTDILYNLIYTIDSSIDHPRNGVSKSQHYETLINLLKIRRTSLIVIFDEIDYLEDEGIIYNLSREDFEDIDDKLFISMVGITNDYSFFGKIGPGVKSSFGNESLEFPGYDSQELVNILNERSSIAFKDGCLDEGTIPYCAALTASDKKDARYSLEILKTTGDIADFENSDIITQDHVLDAYKKLNQNKKIQATKSLSLKQGFVLFVILKSYINNKKPYSGNIINMYKKYGKKLDMSIPSNNRISEYITELDKIGLITANDRGGRGNSRVLEPTEDPYVLFDAIKEANPIFEDLYL
- a CDS encoding RNA-guided endonuclease InsQ/TnpB family protein — encoded protein: MVKRTETIYLNYDKNLSWLCHISKNLYNQANFIVKQSLNDEGGWVRYEELNKQLKGTENYSVLPTQTAQQTLKLMDKNWKSFFQSIKDWKKNPENYYSKPNPPKYKKKNGENILTFTNQQCKIKNGVLKLPKKTNLQVETRLADDTKLNQVRILPMGVGYKCEIVYEKDLETPDLNEENIASIDLGINNIVTMVNNIGEKPIVIKGGVAKSINQFYNKKSGKLKSIYDKLGIKNSKKLKKLYHKYKMKINDFFHKASKRIVDFCVKHNIGTLVIGYNEGWKQEVDMGKRNNQKFTQIPFHRLLEQLKYKAEDVGLKVIEQEESYTSKCSFLDGEPVERRTSYLGKRIKRGLFQSSNGTIINADVNGAYNIMKKAIPDLDGIEGVALHPVSIAHECN
- a CDS encoding restriction endonuclease, whose product is MNNEQNNTMDNLEIKGALVNHGEKAVEPLINCLKETYPNSEIKDILADIREPAVIQVKEEIRNDENSEELIREFLSILENNDSAVPFVLHELRNKLPRPETIHHRIKIFTYKSILNRHSKYTANLIIDYLRHEEREMIKELSTLVYFRESVEDEREILIEIFQELEPEAIDPIINALNENWDPETRELLEDMLKDEDFEDRLQEYLKETDDLMFKCQIAEIICEIGNVPLKDILLLISRDGEDEELPDNPDKLTPKELEQAVCKIYRDKGYYASRTKKTNDKDQGADVILTKLGSKRIAVQVKQSSSKVGNSAVQEVVASMRYYLCNSAMVVTNNYYTSEAVDLAKANDVKLINREELRNLIISHHKLFKKEE